In a genomic window of Pseudomonas oryzihabitans:
- a CDS encoding MFS transporter translates to MPVPYWRLSGFYFAYFALLGATAPYLGLYFHHLGFSGTAIGQLVAIPMVMRVLAPNLWGWLADRTGRRLSIVRLGAACTLLCFAGIYLGQGFVWLALIMATHAFFWHAVLPQFEAITLAHLRDQPQRYARIRLWGSIGFIAAVAGLGWAFEYVSLDLYPAYLLLVMAIILLASLAVPGVKVDPGQRIEAPAEPFLTTLRQPPVLAFFVAAALMQLSHGPYYTVFTLHLEELGYSRGVIGQLWSLGVIAEVLVFLVMPQLLARIALTTLLVTAFLIAAGRWLLLGALADQLGILLFAQLLHAATFACFHAAAIQFIQAHFDRRRQGQAQSLYAALSGAGGALGALYAGYAWQVSGAFAAFLGATLAALVGAFLILLSVRSRTKSACAR, encoded by the coding sequence ATGCCGGTTCCCTATTGGCGCCTGTCGGGCTTCTATTTCGCCTATTTCGCGCTGCTGGGCGCCACGGCGCCCTACCTGGGGCTGTATTTCCACCACCTGGGCTTCTCCGGCACGGCCATCGGGCAACTGGTGGCCATTCCCATGGTGATGCGGGTGTTGGCGCCCAACCTCTGGGGTTGGCTGGCCGATCGCACCGGCCGCCGCCTGAGCATCGTCCGCCTCGGCGCCGCCTGCACCCTGCTGTGTTTCGCCGGCATCTACCTCGGCCAGGGTTTCGTCTGGCTGGCATTGATCATGGCGACCCACGCCTTCTTCTGGCACGCCGTGCTACCGCAATTCGAGGCCATCACCCTGGCCCACCTGCGTGACCAGCCGCAGCGTTACGCCCGTATTCGCCTCTGGGGCTCCATCGGCTTCATCGCTGCGGTAGCGGGCCTCGGTTGGGCCTTCGAATACGTCAGCCTGGATCTCTATCCCGCCTATCTGCTGCTGGTGATGGCCATCATCCTGCTGGCTTCCCTGGCGGTACCGGGGGTGAAGGTGGATCCCGGCCAGCGGATCGAGGCCCCGGCCGAGCCCTTCCTGACCACCCTGCGCCAGCCGCCGGTATTGGCCTTCTTCGTCGCCGCGGCGCTGATGCAGCTGTCCCATGGCCCCTACTACACGGTCTTCACCCTGCACCTGGAAGAGCTGGGCTACAGCCGGGGCGTCATCGGCCAGCTCTGGTCCCTGGGCGTGATCGCCGAGGTGCTGGTCTTTCTGGTGATGCCCCAGCTGTTGGCGCGGATCGCCTTGACCACCCTGCTGGTCACCGCCTTCCTGATCGCCGCCGGGCGTTGGCTGCTGTTGGGCGCCCTGGCCGACCAGCTCGGGATACTGCTGTTCGCCCAGCTGCTGCATGCGGCCACCTTCGCCTGTTTCCACGCCGCCGCCATCCAGTTCATCCAGGCGCATTTCGACCGCCGTCGCCAGGGCCAGGCCCAGTCGCTCTATGCAGCGCTGTCCGGGGCTGGCGGTGCGCTCGGTGCCCTGTATGCTGGCTATGCCTGGCAGGTGTCCGGCGCCTTCGCCGCCTTTTTGGGCGCCACCCTGGCGGCCTTGGTAGGCGCCTTCCTCATCCTCTTGTCCGTTAGGTCCCGTACGAAAAGTGCCTGCGCTCGGTGA
- the aroC gene encoding chorismate synthase, giving the protein MSGNTLGTLFTVTTAGESHGPALVAIVDGCPPGLPLDTADLQRDLDRRKPGTSRHTTQRQEADEVEILSGVFEGVTTGTPIGLLIRNTDQKSKDYSAIKDLFRPAHADYAYHHKYGLRDYRGGGRSSARETAMRVAAGAIAKKYLATQGIRVRGYMSQLGPIEIPFKTWDSVEENAFFSPDPNKVPELEAYMDQLRRDQDSVGARISVVAEGVPPGLGEPIFDRLDAELAYALMSINAVKGVEIGSGFASVAQRGTEHRDELTPEGFLSNNAGGVLGGISSGQPIVAHLALKPTSSITTPGRSIDVHGNPVDVITKGRHDPCVGIRATPIAEAMMALVLMDHLLRHRAQNAEVRVGTPVLPQL; this is encoded by the coding sequence ATGTCCGGCAATACCCTCGGCACGCTGTTCACCGTCACCACTGCCGGCGAAAGCCATGGCCCGGCGCTGGTCGCCATCGTCGACGGTTGCCCACCCGGACTGCCCCTGGATACCGCCGACCTGCAGCGCGACCTGGACCGGCGCAAGCCCGGTACCAGTCGCCACACCACCCAGCGTCAGGAAGCGGACGAGGTGGAGATTCTTTCCGGGGTCTTCGAAGGCGTCACCACCGGCACGCCCATCGGCCTCTTGATCCGCAACACCGACCAGAAGTCCAAGGACTACTCGGCGATCAAGGACCTCTTCCGGCCGGCCCATGCCGACTACGCCTACCACCACAAGTATGGCCTGCGTGACTACCGCGGCGGCGGTCGCAGCTCGGCGCGGGAGACCGCCATGCGCGTGGCGGCCGGCGCCATCGCCAAGAAATACCTGGCCACCCAGGGCATCCGCGTGCGTGGCTACATGAGCCAGCTGGGGCCCATCGAGATCCCCTTCAAGACCTGGGACAGCGTGGAAGAGAACGCCTTCTTCAGCCCGGACCCGAACAAGGTTCCCGAGCTCGAGGCCTACATGGACCAGCTGCGCCGCGACCAGGATTCGGTGGGCGCGCGGATCAGCGTGGTCGCGGAAGGCGTACCGCCGGGCCTGGGCGAGCCGATCTTCGACCGTCTCGACGCCGAATTGGCCTATGCGCTGATGAGCATCAACGCGGTGAAGGGCGTGGAGATAGGCTCCGGCTTCGCCAGTGTCGCCCAGCGCGGCACCGAGCACCGTGACGAACTGACCCCGGAGGGCTTCCTCTCCAACAACGCCGGTGGCGTGCTGGGCGGCATCTCCTCCGGCCAGCCCATCGTCGCTCACCTGGCACTCAAGCCCACCTCCAGCATCACCACTCCCGGTCGCTCCATCGACGTGCACGGCAATCCGGTCGACGTCATCACCAAGGGGCGCCACGATCCCTGCGTGGGCATCCGCGCCACGCCCATCGCCGAGGCCATGATGGCCCTGGTGCTGATGGATCACCTGCTGCGTCACCGCGCGCAGAATGCCGAGGTGCGGGTGGGCACGCCCGTTCTGCCGCAGCTCTGA
- a CDS encoding alpha/beta hydrolase: protein MRLLLSLLLCFALPSFAKAVDPVFHGPIQLDTGTGVLKGSLILPLSERPQPVVLFVSGSGPTDRNGNGPGARNAALQRLAEALGNRGIASVRFDKRGVAASRPAEPDESRLSVERYVDDLVAWIRLLEADPRFSKVILLGHSEGALIASLAADRIPVAGVVTLAGSGRPIDVVLREQLAGKLSPAELASAQWIIDQLLRGTPVPEVPRELLVLLRPSVQPYLISLFRQQPAKAFAGIQAPALIVQGTHDVQVEVADAQALHRAKPDAELAIIPGMNHVLRIAPASLRAQLPTYDDPNLPLARELVQRVAAFVEHSGSSAASR, encoded by the coding sequence ATGCGTCTGCTGCTTTCCCTGCTGCTGTGCTTCGCCCTTCCCTCTTTCGCCAAGGCGGTCGATCCCGTGTTCCATGGTCCGATCCAACTCGACACCGGCACTGGCGTGCTCAAGGGCAGCCTGATCCTGCCCCTTAGCGAGCGCCCGCAACCGGTGGTGCTCTTCGTCTCCGGCTCGGGACCGACCGACCGCAACGGCAATGGCCCTGGCGCGCGCAATGCCGCCCTGCAGCGGCTGGCCGAAGCCCTGGGCAATCGGGGGATCGCCAGCGTGCGCTTCGATAAGCGCGGCGTGGCCGCCAGCCGCCCTGCCGAACCGGACGAGAGCCGGCTGAGCGTGGAGCGTTATGTCGACGACCTGGTCGCCTGGATCCGGCTGCTGGAGGCCGATCCGCGCTTTTCCAAGGTGATCCTGCTCGGCCACAGCGAAGGCGCCCTGATCGCCAGCCTAGCCGCCGACCGGATACCGGTCGCTGGCGTGGTGACCCTGGCCGGCAGCGGTCGCCCCATCGACGTGGTGCTGCGCGAACAGTTGGCCGGCAAGCTGTCCCCGGCTGAGTTGGCCAGCGCCCAGTGGATCATCGACCAGTTGTTGCGCGGCACGCCGGTGCCCGAGGTACCGCGCGAGTTGCTGGTGCTCCTGCGTCCCAGCGTGCAGCCCTATCTGATCTCGCTGTTCCGCCAGCAGCCGGCCAAAGCCTTCGCCGGCATCCAGGCGCCGGCGCTGATCGTCCAGGGTACCCACGACGTCCAGGTGGAGGTCGCCGATGCCCAGGCGCTGCACCGGGCCAAGCCCGACGCCGAGCTGGCCATCATCCCCGGCATGAACCATGTCCTGCGCATCGCTCCAGCGAGTTTGCGGGCGCAGTTGCCCACCTACGATGACCCCAACCTGCCGCTGGCCCGCGAATTGGTACAGCGCGTCGCCGCCTTCGTCGAACACTCAGGTTCCTCAGCCGCCAGCCGATAA
- a CDS encoding penicillin acylase family protein — MVSPLSLRRRAPLRLATLGLLTALAGCQYFAEEQPTRSQPQLKGSLPLRGLAQTVSVRRNAEGQPLIETTTFHDALFALGYVHASERLAQMVELRLLAQGRLAEAYGASRLDTDRFMRAVDLRKAAQVAYTNASPRLKTFFEVYARGVNAYLYRAGERVELDGHDYRVDYWKPEDSALLYELLNFAQAVDLRKETAALALATQVSPERLAWLLPTYPDEPLPEEETAKLRGLNLRGQVPGLEALLEVQRRLAQQAPFGGPTGTAWAATPNHTRSGRSLLGVDEVSAFDGQSPFTLVTIRAPRFEAVGTTLPGLPLLLDGYNGNLAWAGTTLMGDSQDLYLERLQRQGGRLQVQSGGQWQPASQRVETFFVRGEKPRRETLYASPRGPLLNLALAPEADGYGLALRSGRLEADKSLDALFDLSRAKDVERAFELARDIRASDWNLMFADAQHIGWQVTGRYPNRRSGLGLLPAPGWDERYAWDGYADTMLHPYDQDPAQGWLGTANQRVVPRGYGMQLSSSWSGPERLERLAQLMSRSPRLDSRDAIALQQDQTTTLAAKLKTQLGAPGFAAPLRQAIAALPAEQRRAAEEALSRLLAFDGRLAASSAEAAVYEAFLQVLAEQTFAKALGGTDSPAWHAFTTLSDTGYNPVVDHLLARDDSPYWGDAGIQANKPAVFAWALAGAIDRCVTQLGNDRASWQWGRLHRLAGAASGGDMSTLDLTASHWGGDSKVWLAPALRLVVDFGLTEPLLASQAGTPGNGWARGQYQSLPLQPQNLERVYGRDRLLLIPQK; from the coding sequence ATGGTCTCGCCTCTTTCGCTTCGCCGGCGCGCGCCCCTGCGCCTCGCTACCCTCGGCCTGCTCACCGCCCTCGCCGGTTGCCAATACTTCGCCGAGGAGCAGCCGACCCGCAGCCAGCCACAACTCAAGGGCAGCCTGCCACTACGCGGCCTGGCGCAGACCGTCTCGGTGCGCCGCAACGCCGAAGGCCAGCCGCTGATCGAGACCACCACCTTCCACGATGCCTTGTTCGCCCTGGGCTACGTGCACGCCAGCGAGCGCCTGGCGCAGATGGTGGAGTTGCGCCTGCTGGCCCAGGGCCGGCTGGCCGAGGCCTATGGCGCAAGCCGGCTGGACACAGATAGATTCATGCGGGCGGTGGACCTGCGCAAGGCGGCCCAGGTGGCCTATACCAATGCCTCGCCCCGCCTGAAGACCTTCTTCGAGGTCTATGCGCGGGGCGTCAATGCCTATCTCTATCGCGCGGGCGAACGGGTCGAGCTGGATGGCCACGACTATCGCGTCGACTACTGGAAGCCGGAAGACAGCGCCCTGCTCTACGAACTCCTGAACTTCGCCCAGGCGGTGGACCTGCGCAAGGAGACCGCCGCCCTGGCCCTGGCCACCCAGGTCAGCCCCGAGCGCCTGGCCTGGCTGCTGCCCACCTACCCGGACGAACCCCTGCCCGAAGAGGAGACGGCCAAGCTACGCGGCCTGAACCTGCGCGGCCAGGTACCGGGCCTCGAGGCCCTGCTGGAGGTCCAGCGGCGACTGGCGCAGCAGGCCCCCTTCGGCGGTCCTACCGGCACCGCCTGGGCCGCCACGCCCAATCACACCCGCAGCGGTCGCAGCCTGCTGGGGGTGGACGAGGTCAGCGCCTTCGACGGCCAGTCGCCCTTCACCCTGGTGACCATCAGGGCCCCGCGCTTCGAGGCCGTGGGCACCACCCTCCCCGGCCTGCCGCTGCTGCTCGATGGCTACAACGGGAACTTGGCCTGGGCCGGCACGACGCTGATGGGCGACAGTCAGGATCTCTACCTGGAGCGGCTGCAACGCCAGGGCGGACGCCTGCAGGTGCAGAGCGGCGGCCAATGGCAACCCGCCAGCCAACGAGTGGAAACCTTCTTCGTGCGCGGCGAAAAACCCCGGCGCGAAACCCTCTATGCCAGTCCGCGCGGCCCCTTGCTGAATCTGGCCCTGGCCCCGGAAGCCGATGGCTACGGACTGGCCCTGCGCAGCGGCCGCCTGGAAGCCGACAAGAGCCTGGATGCGCTCTTCGATCTCTCCCGGGCCAAGGACGTGGAGCGTGCCTTCGAGCTGGCACGGGATATTCGCGCCAGCGATTGGAATCTGATGTTCGCCGATGCCCAGCACATCGGCTGGCAGGTGACCGGTCGCTACCCCAACCGCCGCAGCGGCCTGGGTCTCTTGCCCGCGCCCGGCTGGGACGAGCGTTACGCCTGGGATGGCTATGCCGATACCATGCTGCATCCCTACGACCAGGACCCGGCGCAAGGCTGGCTCGGCACCGCCAACCAGCGCGTGGTGCCCCGTGGCTACGGCATGCAGCTCTCCAGCAGTTGGTCGGGGCCCGAGCGCCTGGAGCGTCTGGCGCAACTGATGAGCCGCTCGCCGCGCCTGGATAGCCGCGACGCCATCGCCCTGCAGCAGGACCAGACCACCACCCTGGCCGCCAAACTGAAGACGCAACTTGGCGCTCCCGGCTTTGCCGCACCGCTGCGCCAGGCCATCGCCGCCTTGCCCGCCGAGCAGCGCCGTGCCGCGGAAGAGGCCCTGAGTCGCCTGCTGGCCTTCGATGGCCGCCTGGCTGCCAGCTCCGCCGAGGCAGCGGTCTATGAAGCCTTCCTCCAGGTCCTGGCCGAGCAGACCTTCGCCAAGGCGCTCGGCGGCACTGATAGCCCGGCCTGGCATGCCTTCACCACCCTCAGCGATACCGGCTACAACCCCGTCGTCGACCACCTGCTGGCCCGCGACGACAGCCCCTATTGGGGCGATGCCGGCATCCAGGCGAACAAGCCCGCCGTCTTCGCCTGGGCGCTGGCGGGGGCCATCGACCGTTGCGTGACGCAACTGGGCAATGATCGAGCGAGCTGGCAGTGGGGACGGCTGCATCGGCTGGCTGGCGCGGCCAGCGGCGGCGACATGTCCACCCTGGACCTGACCGCCAGCCACTGGGGCGGCGACTCGAAGGTCTGGCTGGCTCCGGCGCTGCGTCTGGTGGTGGACTTCGGCCTGACCGAGCCGCTGCTGGCGAGCCAGGCCGGCACCCCGGGCAATGGCTGGGCCAGGGGCCAATACCAGAGTCTGCCGCTGCAACCGCAGAACCTGGAGCGCGTCTATGGGCGTGACCGTTTGCTACTGATCCCGCAGAAGTAA